Proteins co-encoded in one Bacteroidota bacterium genomic window:
- a CDS encoding FAD-dependent oxidoreductase: protein YTEFPLWNEIPFFSGQKKIVLHDAGLINPESITDYIAIGGYQSLAKALSQMKPEEVLNEVKDAKLRGRGGAGFPTATKWAIMQRSTAEKKYIICNADEGDPGAYMNRNEIESDPHMLIEGMIIGAYAMGAHEGIAYVRAEYPLAVERLKLAIQQAYDTGILGDNILESGFSFNLNVVEGAGAFVCGEETALIASIEGKAGRPMPRPPYPAEKGLYGYPTNINNVETWCNVPVIIGKGSQWYTQTGTEKSPGTKVFSLVGKVKNTGLVELPLGSPLEKMVFQIGGGTGTSKRVKAVQAGGPSGGCIPLRLFNTPVDYESLTKLGAIMGSGGMVVMDQDNCMVDVARYFLEFSSKESCGKCTPCREGLAQALHILNKICLGEGTHEDLATLETLTRVIRDTALCGLGQTAPNPILTTLQYFRQEYLEHIEEKRCHSGVCEALFIALCENSCPLHMNIPGYIELIKEERLEEAFELTLRDNPLPGTIGRICHFHCQMRCRREMVDKAVSQGEIHRYLADTIYKLGKEQEIYKRLIKEKLPSTGKNIAIVGAGPAGLTAAFYLVRLGHAVTIYDALPEAGGVARFGIPQYRLPKEILAKEVAFIKKLGVKFVFNTKIGTDIPIQNLEEDYNAIYIAIGAGKDLEVKIEGSNTKGVYAGTDFLKKLAQNKYPQTGESVVVVGAGNVAIDVARSVWRMGKEVTLVYRRDKADMPANRSEITEAQNEGVSYQFMKAPNAILSDKSGYVKALRVAEMGRGNIDESGRFRPVPTGHFDEIPCDTVILAIGERVDSDYFRNNNIDSSLDGRIQVNAFTYQTTNPQIYAGGDAVSGPSTAAEAMGMAKKAAEAIDQALMGENRFPRLFRKFDYKNEIPVNTMETLTITTEKIPFEQRRGNFQEVTRGYTGEQALKEVQRCLRCDIKYSSNTQEKKNDDEYHNR from the coding sequence TTATACAGAATTTCCACTCTGGAATGAAATTCCCTTTTTCAGCGGTCAGAAAAAAATCGTGCTCCATGATGCCGGACTTATTAATCCCGAATCAATTACCGATTACATTGCCATAGGCGGCTATCAGTCTCTGGCCAAGGCATTAAGCCAGATGAAGCCGGAAGAGGTGCTCAATGAAGTAAAGGATGCAAAATTACGCGGGCGGGGAGGCGCAGGTTTCCCCACTGCAACGAAATGGGCCATCATGCAACGCTCGACAGCCGAAAAGAAATATATAATTTGCAATGCCGACGAAGGTGATCCCGGAGCCTATATGAACCGCAACGAAATTGAAAGCGACCCGCACATGCTCATTGAAGGAATGATCATAGGTGCGTATGCTATGGGTGCCCATGAAGGGATTGCTTATGTCAGGGCCGAATATCCCCTGGCTGTTGAAAGGTTAAAACTCGCCATTCAGCAGGCTTATGATACCGGCATATTGGGCGATAATATTTTGGAAAGCGGCTTTTCCTTCAACCTGAATGTGGTTGAAGGAGCCGGTGCATTTGTTTGCGGTGAAGAAACTGCCTTAATAGCCTCGATTGAAGGGAAAGCTGGCAGGCCTATGCCCCGCCCTCCCTATCCTGCAGAAAAAGGGCTTTATGGATACCCGACCAATATAAATAATGTAGAAACCTGGTGCAATGTCCCGGTTATTATCGGTAAAGGCAGTCAATGGTATACGCAGACCGGAACAGAAAAAAGCCCGGGCACCAAGGTGTTCTCCCTGGTCGGGAAAGTGAAAAATACCGGACTGGTGGAACTGCCCTTAGGTTCACCCCTTGAGAAAATGGTATTTCAGATTGGAGGAGGAACTGGCACCAGCAAAAGAGTAAAAGCCGTACAGGCCGGTGGCCCTTCGGGGGGCTGCATCCCGCTCAGGCTTTTCAATACCCCGGTTGATTATGAGTCACTGACAAAACTTGGTGCCATCATGGGTTCCGGAGGGATGGTGGTCATGGACCAGGATAATTGTATGGTAGATGTAGCCCGTTACTTTTTGGAATTCAGTTCCAAGGAATCATGCGGAAAATGCACCCCCTGCCGTGAGGGGCTTGCACAGGCACTGCATATTCTTAACAAGATCTGCCTGGGTGAAGGAACTCATGAGGATCTGGCCACACTCGAAACCCTGACCCGGGTAATCAGGGATACGGCCTTATGCGGACTGGGCCAGACAGCCCCTAATCCTATTCTTACTACCCTCCAGTATTTCAGGCAGGAATACCTGGAACATATTGAAGAAAAGCGTTGCCATTCGGGCGTTTGCGAGGCACTATTTATTGCACTTTGCGAAAACAGCTGCCCGTTACACATGAATATACCCGGATATATTGAACTAATTAAAGAGGAACGCCTTGAAGAAGCTTTTGAACTTACTCTGCGCGACAATCCTCTTCCCGGAACCATTGGCCGCATCTGCCATTTTCACTGCCAGATGCGCTGCCGGCGCGAAATGGTGGACAAAGCCGTTTCCCAGGGCGAAATTCACCGCTATCTGGCTGATACCATCTATAAACTGGGCAAGGAACAGGAAATTTACAAAAGGCTGATTAAAGAGAAGCTTCCTTCAACGGGTAAAAACATTGCCATTGTCGGTGCCGGCCCTGCCGGACTGACAGCTGCTTTCTACCTGGTCCGCCTGGGACATGCCGTAACCATTTACGATGCCCTTCCTGAAGCTGGTGGCGTTGCCCGTTTCGGTATCCCTCAATATAGGCTGCCTAAGGAAATCCTGGCTAAAGAAGTGGCTTTTATCAAAAAACTGGGCGTGAAATTTGTATTCAACACCAAAATAGGAACGGATATCCCCATCCAAAATCTGGAGGAAGATTATAATGCCATCTACATTGCTATTGGTGCAGGAAAAGACCTGGAGGTAAAAATTGAAGGGTCAAATACCAAGGGGGTATATGCGGGGACAGATTTCCTGAAGAAACTTGCCCAGAACAAATATCCTCAGACAGGCGAAAGTGTCGTGGTGGTCGGGGCAGGAAACGTTGCTATTGATGTAGCACGAAGCGTATGGCGAATGGGGAAGGAAGTTACCCTTGTTTACCGGCGCGATAAAGCGGATATGCCTGCTAACCGCAGCGAAATTACAGAGGCCCAAAATGAAGGCGTCAGTTATCAGTTCATGAAGGCCCCCAACGCCATACTATCGGATAAATCGGGTTATGTAAAAGCATTGCGTGTAGCCGAAATGGGCCGTGGCAACATTGACGAATCCGGCCGTTTCAGGCCTGTACCAACCGGCCACTTTGACGAAATACCCTGCGATACAGTGATACTGGCTATTGGAGAACGCGTTGATTCTGATTATTTCAGGAACAACAATATAGACTCCAGCCTTGACGGCCGCATACAAGTAAATGCCTTCACCTATCAGACCACCAATCCCCAAATCTATGCCGGGGGAGATGCAGTTTCCGGTCCTTCGACGGCTGCCGAAGCCATGGGGATGGCCAAAAAAGCTGCAGAGGCAATAGACCAGGCCCTGATGGGAGAAAACAGGTTCCCTCGATTGTTCAGAAAATTCGATTACAAAAACGAAATTCCTGTCAATACAATGGAAACCTTGACCATTACCACTGAGAAGATACCCTTCGAACAGCGCAGGGGAAATTTCCAGGAAGTTACCCGCGGTTATACCGGCGAACAGGCCTTGAAAGAAGTTCAGAGATGCTTACGCTGCGACATTAAATATTCCAGTAACACACAAGAAAAAAAGAACGATGATGAATATCACAATCGATAA